The segment CAGGCTCTGGCGCTCCAGGCACTGGCCGCGCAGCAGGGAGATTTCCGGCTGCAGGTACTGGCGGGAGCGACTCTTGCGCTCGGCCTTGGACAATTCGAGCATCACGTCTTCGCAGTCGCCGTCGTCGTAGGAACGGTAGGCATTGTTCAGGTGATGGTCGAGGGACCAGCGCGTGCAGCCGCTCACGGCCGCCAGCAGGGTCAGGATGATCAGGGTTCGCATGGTTGGTTCCTCCGTCCACCGGTATATCGGCCGGGCGCGTCGCTTCTTCAGGCCGCCGGGCGATCAGGGTGCGAAGCATAACCTCCGATTGGTCCTGCAGGCGCCTGCCATGGATAGCACGCGGCCACTGCTAGACTGCGGAGGTCGCCCAAAGACCCGGTTCCGCCATGCATCCCAGCCTTCCCGCCCTGCTCGCCCTCTGTCTTCTGCTGGGCGCCTGTTCGCCCACTACCCCGTTGTTCATTGCAC is part of the Pseudomonas lalkuanensis genome and harbors:
- a CDS encoding tetratricopeptide repeat protein, which encodes MRTLIILTLLAAVSGCTRWSLDHHLNNAYRSYDDGDCEDVMLELSKAERKSRSRQYLQPEISLLRGQCLERQSLFVDAAQTYQFIIARYPTSEYAYRAKARLETLQQLGRVGGSTVKTSAAPL